The Micromonospora sp. M71_S20 genome has a window encoding:
- a CDS encoding DUF5715 family protein gives MRVPSRSPGQQPGSSVTPAAPTRRRAFATPPRPAAAPDLDAYRTAVAELLVEVGALAGASCTGARQVLIDDRLREPAIAAVLDATPQGLVGARETLLLEMARYQPNARSSAADLTALVRIYLLSRIDVLWWRDAPTFLTDAQVDASPELVDLEWLRRRDLLRFRYTEQPRTLLRRGMRAVRRRLRPDATPRTAGLRFRRARREMVALLNDVARQFAASTPPATPPLWVTSLVRSAEHQHRLRRLGYAAMMPSGHCLGWAVDVEMEWFDRFGARDTLAELLLARQRAGEVNVVDEGQAWHLCLAPAARRRLRRAYEAEMGA, from the coding sequence ATGCGAGTGCCCAGCCGAAGCCCGGGACAGCAGCCCGGCTCCTCCGTCACACCCGCCGCCCCGACCCGGCGGCGCGCGTTCGCCACCCCGCCGCGGCCCGCCGCCGCGCCGGACCTCGACGCCTACCGGACGGCCGTGGCCGAGCTGCTGGTCGAGGTCGGCGCCCTGGCCGGCGCGTCCTGCACCGGCGCCCGGCAGGTGCTGATCGACGACCGGCTGCGCGAGCCCGCGATCGCCGCCGTGCTCGACGCCACCCCGCAGGGGCTCGTCGGCGCACGCGAGACGCTGCTGCTGGAGATGGCCCGCTACCAGCCCAACGCGCGCAGCTCCGCCGCCGACCTCACCGCGCTGGTCCGGATCTACCTGCTCTCCCGCATCGACGTGCTGTGGTGGCGCGACGCCCCCACCTTCCTCACCGACGCCCAGGTCGACGCCAGCCCCGAGCTGGTGGACCTGGAGTGGCTGCGCCGGCGGGACCTGCTGCGCTTCCGCTACACCGAGCAGCCGCGGACGCTGCTCCGCCGCGGGATGCGGGCGGTGCGGCGCCGGCTGCGGCCCGACGCCACGCCGCGGACCGCCGGACTGCGGTTCCGGCGGGCCCGCCGCGAGATGGTGGCGCTGCTCAACGACGTCGCCCGGCAGTTCGCCGCCAGCACCCCGCCCGCCACGCCGCCGCTGTGGGTGACCAGCCTGGTCCGCAGCGCCGAGCACCAGCACCGGCTGCGCCGACTCGGGTACGCCGCCATGATGCCCAGCGGGCACTGCCTCGGCTGGGCGGTCGACGTCGAGATGGAGTGGTTCGACCGCTTCGGCGCGCGGGACACCCTGGCCGAGCTGTTGCTGGCCCGGCAGCGGGCCGGTGAGGTCAACGTGGTCGACGAGGGGCAGGCGTGGCACCTGTGCCTCGCGCCGGCGGCGCGGCGGCGGCTGCGCCGCGCGTACGAAGCCGAGATGGGGGCCTGA
- a CDS encoding isocitrate lyase/phosphoenolpyruvate mutase family protein has translation MNARCAAFHALHRAARPLLLPNAWDHASAAAFAARGYPAVGTTSLGVAAAAGVPDAAAATRAENLRLARALRPLPVLVTVDVEAGYADDPAVVAGLAAELAALGVVGVNVEDGRADGTLDPPELAAAKVAAIKAAAPDLFVNARTDPWWLGTPDPLPEALRRARAYLAAGADGIFVPGAPDAATVAALVAGIDAPLNVLHRPGGPTLDQLRALGVARVSTGSLLFRAALGAALDALDAVRSGAAPRAEPPSYAEVQGLSGASRP, from the coding sequence ATGAACGCGCGCTGTGCCGCCTTTCACGCCCTGCACCGCGCCGCCCGGCCGCTGCTGCTGCCCAACGCCTGGGACCACGCCAGCGCCGCCGCGTTCGCGGCGCGCGGGTACCCGGCGGTCGGCACCACCAGCCTGGGGGTCGCCGCCGCCGCCGGCGTGCCGGACGCGGCGGCCGCCACCCGGGCGGAGAACCTCCGCCTGGCCCGGGCGTTGCGCCCGCTCCCGGTGCTGGTGACCGTCGACGTGGAGGCGGGGTACGCCGACGACCCGGCGGTCGTCGCCGGGCTGGCGGCGGAGCTGGCCGCGCTCGGGGTGGTGGGGGTCAACGTCGAGGACGGCCGGGCGGACGGGACCCTCGACCCGCCCGAGCTGGCGGCGGCGAAGGTGGCCGCCATCAAGGCCGCGGCGCCCGACCTGTTCGTCAACGCCCGCACCGACCCGTGGTGGCTCGGCACGCCCGATCCCCTGCCGGAGGCCCTGCGCCGGGCCCGCGCATACCTGGCCGCCGGGGCGGACGGGATCTTCGTGCCCGGCGCGCCGGACGCCGCCACCGTCGCCGCGCTCGTCGCGGGGATCGACGCGCCGCTGAACGTGCTGCACCGGCCGGGCGGGCCCACCCTCGACCAGCTGCGGGCGCTCGGCGTGGCCCGGGTGAGCACGGGCTCGCTGCTGTTCCGGGCCGCGCTGGGCGCCGCCCTGGACGCCCTGGACGCCGTCCGGTCCGGCGCCGCGCCGCGCGCGGAACCGCCCTCGTACGCCGAGGTGCAGGGGTTGAGCGGGGCGTCCCGACCGTGA
- a CDS encoding ArsR/SmtB family transcription factor produces MPAPDGRALARLAALLADDTRARICLALLDGRAWTAGELARLAGVAPSTASDHLTRLVRGGLLVEQRQGRHRYVQLAGPSAAQLVEDLAGYAPGRSEPARSLRAARAGAALAYARTCYDHLAGHLGVLLRDRLLARGLLDGTGGSALTSAGRSWLAELGVPIAPLRAARRPLLRDCLDWTERRPHLAGALGAALCARFFEAGWLTRGGGREVRLTPDGAPALAAALGLAPADLAPPATAPDRGSGRA; encoded by the coding sequence ATCCCCGCGCCGGACGGTCGGGCCCTGGCCCGGCTCGCCGCCCTGCTCGCCGACGACACCCGGGCCCGCATCTGCCTGGCGCTACTCGACGGCCGGGCGTGGACGGCGGGGGAGCTGGCCCGACTCGCCGGGGTGGCCCCGTCCACCGCCAGCGACCACCTCACCCGGCTGGTCCGGGGCGGGCTGTTGGTCGAGCAACGGCAGGGACGACACCGCTACGTCCAGCTCGCCGGCCCCTCGGCGGCCCAGTTGGTCGAGGATCTGGCCGGCTACGCGCCGGGGCGGTCCGAGCCGGCCCGCTCGCTGCGCGCCGCCCGTGCCGGCGCCGCCCTGGCGTACGCCCGCACCTGCTACGACCACCTGGCCGGGCACCTCGGGGTGCTGCTGCGCGACAGGCTGCTCGCGCGCGGGCTGCTCGACGGCACCGGCGGGTCGGCGCTCACCTCGGCCGGGCGGAGTTGGTTGGCTGAGCTGGGGGTGCCGATCGCGCCGTTGCGGGCCGCCCGCCGTCCCCTGCTGCGCGACTGCCTGGACTGGACCGAGCGTCGGCCGCACCTGGCCGGCGCGTTGGGCGCGGCGCTGTGCGCCCGCTTCTTCGAGGCGGGCTGGCTGACCCGCGGCGGCGGACGGGAGGTCCGGCTGACCCCGGACGGTGCTCCGGCGCTGGCCGCCGCACTCGGTCTCGCCCCGGCCGACCTCGCGCCGCCCGCGACCGCGCCTGACCGCGGCAGCGGTCGCGCCTGA
- a CDS encoding family 43 glycosylhydrolase: MGHLRRAGALAAAIGLVLAATASAPAAATPDPRYRNPVSAGFADTFADPVIVRGEDGFWYAYGTTDPLREGEGTFHGVPTARSADLVDWTYVGDAFGAGQRPAYAAPGAGFWAPDVRRIGDRWVMYVTVTDTTVSPDGGDFAVGAATAPTPTGPWTFADEPVVAPRPGGGGGWLWTIDPSQFTDVDGRHYLYHGSYYGGISVTELSADGLRAVGTPTLVAIDNKFEGSHVVRHDGWYYLFASTANCCAGPATGYSVHVGRSRDPRGPFIDRDGIALTASRAGGTPVLTQNGNRWIGTGHNGFLTDLSGQDWIVYHAIDRADPYLDEPFGINERPMLLDRLDWIDGWPTVNAGAGPSEGARPAPVTTGRVDERFDAGLAGWRRGTGDWRVADGRLTGSGTLTSRTTVGGDVRAEADLRLPAGAAAGLTLGDRVSVRVDAAAGRLVARDGDRTASAPLPAGFDAAAGHHLAVEVRGRHLVAELSPARLGDQLAVVSLPLARPVAGRLTLTATGGAAGFDNVSVARLHRPVRHAVAEPRAGRLLPAFSDEFTGGLDPAWRWVRQDPAATVSGGALRWPVQGADLTGTGNTAGVLLRDAPGGDYVVETKVTLDLGEETVRNYQQAGLVAYVDDDRFARLAQVAIWNTRQVEYGYELPFAGQPVYGGNIVGTPATTTWLRLAHKVDPATGEHEFRAGSSRDGRNWTWGGVWTFPADTTPRIGLVAHGGADPAVTARFDYLRFHR, translated from the coding sequence ATGGGACATCTCCGCCGCGCCGGGGCGCTCGCCGCCGCCATCGGTCTGGTCCTGGCCGCGACGGCGTCCGCGCCGGCCGCCGCCACACCCGATCCCCGCTACCGCAACCCCGTCTCGGCCGGGTTCGCCGACACCTTCGCCGACCCCGTGATCGTCCGCGGTGAGGACGGCTTCTGGTACGCGTACGGCACCACCGACCCGCTGCGCGAGGGCGAGGGGACGTTCCACGGGGTGCCCACCGCCCGCTCGGCCGACCTGGTCGACTGGACGTACGTCGGGGACGCCTTCGGCGCCGGCCAACGCCCGGCGTACGCGGCCCCTGGCGCCGGCTTCTGGGCCCCCGACGTGCGCCGGATCGGCGACCGCTGGGTCATGTACGTGACCGTCACCGACACGACCGTCTCCCCCGACGGCGGTGACTTCGCCGTCGGCGCGGCCACCGCGCCCACCCCGACCGGCCCGTGGACCTTCGCCGACGAGCCCGTGGTCGCGCCCCGCCCCGGCGGTGGCGGGGGCTGGCTGTGGACCATCGACCCGAGCCAGTTCACCGACGTCGACGGCCGGCACTACCTCTACCACGGCAGCTACTACGGCGGCATCTCGGTGACCGAGCTCTCCGCCGACGGGCTGCGCGCCGTCGGCACGCCCACCCTGGTCGCCATCGACAACAAGTTCGAGGGCAGCCACGTGGTGCGCCACGACGGCTGGTACTACCTGTTCGCCTCCACGGCCAACTGCTGCGCCGGCCCGGCCACCGGCTACTCCGTGCACGTCGGCCGGTCCCGCGACCCGCGCGGGCCGTTCATCGACCGCGACGGCATCGCGCTGACCGCCTCCCGGGCCGGCGGCACGCCGGTGCTCACCCAGAACGGCAACCGGTGGATCGGCACCGGCCACAACGGGTTCCTCACCGACCTCTCCGGCCAGGACTGGATCGTCTACCACGCGATCGACCGCGCCGACCCGTACCTGGACGAGCCGTTCGGCATCAACGAGCGGCCGATGCTGCTGGACCGCCTCGACTGGATCGACGGCTGGCCGACGGTGAACGCCGGCGCCGGCCCCTCCGAGGGCGCCCGGCCCGCGCCGGTCACCACCGGCCGCGTGGACGAGCGCTTCGACGCCGGGCTGGCCGGCTGGCGACGCGGCACCGGGGACTGGCGGGTCGCCGACGGCCGGCTCACCGGCAGCGGCACGCTGACCAGCCGTACGACCGTGGGCGGGGACGTGCGCGCGGAGGCCGACCTGCGGCTGCCCGCCGGCGCAGCGGCCGGGCTCACGCTCGGCGACCGGGTCTCGGTGCGGGTGGACGCCGCCGCCGGCCGGCTGGTCGCCCGCGACGGCGACCGCACCGCGAGCGCGCCGTTGCCCGCCGGCTTCGACGCCGCGGCCGGGCACCACCTCGCCGTCGAGGTCCGCGGCCGGCACCTGGTCGCCGAGCTGAGCCCGGCGCGGCTCGGCGACCAGTTGGCGGTGGTGTCGCTGCCGCTGGCGCGGCCGGTGGCCGGGCGGCTCACGCTCACCGCGACCGGCGGGGCCGCCGGGTTCGACAACGTCAGCGTCGCCCGGCTGCACCGGCCGGTGCGCCACGCCGTGGCCGAGCCGCGGGCGGGCCGCCTGCTGCCGGCGTTCTCCGACGAGTTCACCGGCGGGCTGGACCCGGCGTGGCGGTGGGTCCGGCAGGACCCGGCGGCCACCGTGTCCGGCGGGGCGCTGCGCTGGCCGGTGCAGGGCGCCGACCTGACCGGCACCGGCAACACCGCCGGCGTGCTGCTGCGCGACGCGCCCGGCGGCGACTACGTCGTGGAGACGAAGGTGACCCTGGACCTCGGCGAGGAGACCGTCCGCAACTACCAGCAGGCCGGGCTGGTCGCCTACGTCGACGACGACCGGTTCGCCCGGCTGGCGCAGGTCGCCATCTGGAACACCCGGCAGGTGGAGTACGGCTACGAGCTGCCCTTCGCCGGCCAGCCGGTCTACGGCGGCAACATCGTCGGCACCCCGGCGACCACCACCTGGCTGCGGCTGGCGCACAAGGTCGACCCGGCCACCGGCGAGCACGAGTTCCGGGCCGGCTCCAGCCGGGACGGGCGGAACTGGACGTGGGGCGGGGTGTGGACCTTCCCTGCCGACACCACCCCCCGGATCGGGCTGGTCGCGCACGGCGGCGCCGACCCGGCGGTCACCGCGCGCTTCGACTACCTGCGCTTCCACCGCTGA
- a CDS encoding 2'-5' RNA ligase family protein: MRTVELVCSPDLEAAVRGAWQRLAAVGLPSLARNAHPTNRPHLTLAAVDDFPPGAQRRLVDLFEAALPLPVRLDRIAVLDGSAPLVWLVHPSPELTALHASVWDVLAGAPGQRPWHAPGRWCPHLSLALRFRDADRRLARAVAGADRPDGAFVAGRSYDGQSRTVSPLGGADHRT, translated from the coding sequence GTGCGTACGGTCGAACTGGTCTGCTCGCCCGACCTGGAGGCCGCCGTGCGCGGCGCCTGGCAGCGGCTGGCCGCGGTGGGGCTGCCCAGCCTGGCCCGCAACGCCCACCCGACGAACCGGCCGCACCTGACCCTCGCCGCGGTCGACGACTTCCCGCCCGGCGCGCAGCGGCGGCTGGTCGACCTGTTCGAGGCGGCGTTGCCCCTGCCCGTGCGGCTGGACCGGATCGCGGTGCTCGACGGCAGCGCCCCGCTGGTGTGGCTGGTGCATCCGTCGCCGGAGCTGACCGCCCTGCACGCGTCGGTGTGGGACGTCCTCGCCGGGGCGCCGGGCCAGCGTCCCTGGCACGCGCCGGGGCGCTGGTGCCCGCACCTGAGCCTGGCGCTGCGCTTCCGCGACGCCGACCGCCGGCTGGCCCGCGCGGTGGCGGGCGCCGACCGCCCCGACGGTGCCTTCGTCGCCGGGCGCAGCTACGACGGACAGAGCCGGACGGTCAGCCCGCTCGGCGGCGCCGACCACCGCACCTGA
- a CDS encoding DEAD/DEAH box helicase: protein MSSAPVRHDPPTEPGPDALDDTSAFADLGLRAELLGALTALGYEEPTPIQREAIPPLLAGRDLLGQAATGTGKTAAFALPLLQRMPDDRPGGAPVALVLVPTRELAVQVSEAFHRYGKDLGARVLPIYGGQPIGRQLRALDLGVDVVVATPGRALDHIARGTLDLGSLATVVLDEADEMLDMGFAEDIEAILEHAPEQRQTVLFSATMPARIDGLARKHLTDPVRILIAREQTVAGEAPRVRQSAYIVARAHKPAALGRVLDVESPTAAIVFCRSREEVDRLTETMNGRGYRAEALHGGMSQEQRDRVMGRLRTGTADLLVATDVAARGLDVEQLTHVVNYDVPSAPESYVHRIGRVGRAGREGVAITLAEPREHRMLKTIERVTGQRIAIDKIPTVADMRTRRLELTQGALRESLLEDDLDPYRAIVESLTDEFDLVEVALAAVKLAHEATSPGSDDEEEIPQVPVRGPREGRPEAGGRGERRGGARPRTGGTTQVFIGLGRRAGVRPQDLVGAITGETGISGRDIGSIEIADRFSLVEVPQTVADEVIAGLRGSTIKGRKATVRRDRDGDGGGERRFDGADRRERRDRDFDRRDRR, encoded by the coding sequence ATGAGTTCCGCACCCGTACGGCACGACCCGCCCACCGAGCCCGGCCCCGACGCCCTCGACGACACGAGCGCCTTCGCGGACCTCGGGCTGCGCGCCGAGTTGCTGGGCGCGCTGACCGCCCTGGGCTACGAGGAGCCCACCCCGATCCAGCGGGAGGCCATCCCACCCCTGCTGGCCGGTCGGGACCTGCTGGGCCAGGCCGCGACGGGTACGGGCAAGACGGCCGCCTTCGCGCTGCCGCTGTTGCAGCGGATGCCCGACGACCGGCCCGGCGGCGCCCCGGTGGCGCTCGTGCTGGTGCCGACCCGCGAACTCGCGGTGCAGGTCTCCGAGGCGTTCCACCGCTACGGCAAGGACCTGGGCGCGCGGGTGCTGCCGATCTACGGCGGGCAGCCGATCGGCCGGCAGCTGCGCGCCCTGGACCTCGGGGTCGACGTCGTGGTCGCCACCCCGGGCCGCGCGCTGGACCACATCGCCCGGGGCACGCTCGACCTGGGCTCGCTGGCCACGGTGGTGCTCGACGAGGCCGACGAGATGCTCGACATGGGCTTCGCCGAGGACATCGAGGCGATCCTGGAGCACGCGCCGGAGCAGCGCCAGACGGTGCTCTTCTCGGCGACGATGCCGGCGCGCATCGACGGGCTGGCCCGCAAGCACCTGACCGACCCGGTACGCATCCTCATCGCCCGCGAGCAGACGGTGGCCGGCGAGGCGCCCCGGGTGCGGCAGAGCGCGTACATCGTCGCCCGGGCGCACAAGCCGGCAGCGCTGGGCCGGGTGCTGGACGTCGAGTCCCCCACGGCGGCGATCGTCTTCTGCCGCAGCCGGGAGGAGGTCGACCGGCTCACCGAGACCATGAACGGCCGGGGCTACCGGGCCGAGGCGCTGCACGGCGGGATGAGCCAGGAGCAGCGCGACCGGGTGATGGGCCGGCTGCGCACCGGCACCGCGGACCTGCTGGTGGCCACCGACGTGGCCGCCCGTGGCCTGGACGTCGAGCAGCTCACCCACGTGGTCAACTACGACGTCCCGTCGGCCCCCGAGTCGTACGTGCACCGGATCGGGCGGGTCGGCCGGGCCGGGCGGGAGGGCGTGGCGATCACCCTCGCCGAGCCGCGCGAGCACCGGATGCTCAAGACCATCGAGCGGGTCACCGGCCAGCGCATCGCCATCGACAAGATCCCGACGGTGGCGGACATGCGCACCCGGCGGTTGGAGCTGACCCAGGGCGCCCTGCGGGAGAGCCTGCTGGAAGACGACCTCGACCCGTACCGGGCGATCGTCGAGTCGTTGACCGACGAGTTCGACCTGGTGGAGGTGGCGCTCGCGGCGGTGAAGCTGGCGCACGAGGCGACGTCGCCGGGCTCGGACGACGAGGAGGAGATCCCCCAGGTCCCCGTCCGGGGCCCGCGCGAGGGGCGGCCGGAGGCCGGTGGCCGGGGCGAGCGGCGGGGCGGTGCCCGGCCCCGCACCGGCGGCACCACCCAGGTCTTCATCGGGCTGGGCCGGCGCGCCGGGGTCCGCCCGCAGGACCTGGTGGGCGCGATCACCGGCGAGACCGGGATCAGCGGCCGGGACATCGGCTCGATCGAGATCGCCGACCGGTTCTCGCTGGTGGAGGTGCCCCAGACCGTCGCCGACGAGGTGATCGCGGGGCTGCGTGGCAGCACCATCAAGGGCCGCAAGGCGACCGTACGCCGGGACCGTGACGGCGACGGCGGCGGCGAGCGCCGCTTCGACGGGGCCGACCGGCGCGAGCGCCGCGACCGGGACTTCGACCGGCGCGACCGCCGCTAG
- the lon gene encoding endopeptidase La, whose protein sequence is MATLPVLPLTDAVLLPGMVIPVTLDPTTQAAVDAARATGEGKLLAVPRLDGEYGPVGAVATIEKVGRLPSGEPAAVVRGLSRARIGSGVPGPGAALWVEATELDEPAPAGRARELAREYRALMTSVLQQRGAWQVIDAIERMTDLSELADSAGYVSWLSLAQKTELLAAPDVTARLELLVGWVKDHLAEQEIAEQISTDVREGLEKSQREFLLRQQLSAIRKELGEDEPDGSADYRARVEAADLPDKVREAALREVGKLERASDASPEAGWIRTWLDTVLEMPWGTRTEDNTDLAAARAVLDADHAGLADVKDRILEYLAVRNRRAERNLGVVGGRGSGAVLALAGPPGVGKTSLGESIAHALGRNFVRVSLGGVRDEAEIRGHRRTYVGALPGRIVRALREAGSMNPVVLLDEVDKLAAGYSGDPAAALLEVLDPAQNHTFRDHYLEVDLDLSDVLFLATANVVEAVPGPLLDRMELVTLDGYTEEEKVAIARDHLLPRQRERAGLTAEEVDVADEALARIAGEYTREAGVRQLERSLAKILRKVAVALATDPAPVRVDTGNLATYLGRPKFTPESAERTAVPGVATGLAVTGAGGDVLFIEATSMEGEPGLTLTGQLGDVMKESAHIALSYLRSNGRRLGLDPNALAGRRIHLHVPAGAVPKDGPSAGITMVTALASLASGRPVRPEFGMTGEVTLSGRVLPIGGVKQKLLAAHRAGLTEVIIPARNEPDLDDLPAEVREALTVHTLADVADVLALALRPADADTRPDPALAAA, encoded by the coding sequence ATGGCAACTCTCCCGGTACTTCCCCTGACCGACGCCGTGCTCCTGCCCGGCATGGTGATCCCGGTGACCCTCGACCCGACCACCCAGGCCGCCGTCGACGCGGCCCGCGCCACCGGCGAGGGCAAGCTGCTCGCCGTGCCCCGCCTCGACGGCGAGTACGGCCCCGTCGGCGCGGTCGCCACCATCGAGAAGGTCGGCCGGCTGCCCAGCGGCGAACCGGCCGCCGTCGTCCGCGGCCTGTCGCGCGCCCGGATCGGCTCCGGCGTACCCGGGCCCGGCGCCGCCCTCTGGGTCGAGGCGACCGAACTCGACGAACCCGCCCCCGCCGGCCGCGCCCGCGAACTCGCCCGCGAGTACCGCGCCCTGATGACGTCCGTGCTCCAGCAGCGCGGCGCCTGGCAGGTCATCGACGCGATCGAGCGGATGACCGACCTCTCCGAGCTGGCCGACTCGGCCGGCTACGTCTCCTGGCTCAGCCTCGCCCAGAAGACCGAGCTGCTCGCCGCGCCGGACGTCACCGCCCGGCTGGAACTGCTCGTCGGCTGGGTGAAGGACCACCTGGCCGAGCAGGAGATCGCCGAGCAGATCAGCACCGACGTCCGCGAAGGGCTGGAGAAGTCCCAGCGGGAGTTCCTGCTGCGCCAGCAGCTCTCCGCCATCCGCAAGGAACTCGGCGAGGACGAGCCGGACGGCTCCGCCGACTACCGCGCCCGCGTGGAGGCCGCCGACCTGCCCGACAAGGTCCGCGAGGCGGCGCTGCGCGAGGTCGGCAAGCTGGAACGCGCCAGCGACGCCTCCCCGGAGGCGGGCTGGATCCGGACCTGGCTCGACACGGTGCTGGAGATGCCGTGGGGCACCCGTACCGAGGACAACACCGACCTGGCCGCGGCCCGCGCCGTGCTCGACGCCGACCACGCCGGCCTGGCCGACGTGAAGGACCGCATCCTGGAGTACCTCGCCGTGCGCAACCGGCGGGCCGAGCGCAACCTCGGCGTCGTCGGCGGCCGGGGCTCCGGCGCGGTGCTCGCCCTCGCCGGCCCGCCCGGCGTCGGCAAGACCAGCCTCGGCGAGTCGATCGCCCACGCGCTCGGCCGCAACTTCGTCCGGGTCTCCCTCGGCGGCGTACGCGACGAGGCGGAGATCCGTGGCCACCGGCGCACCTACGTCGGCGCGCTGCCCGGCCGGATCGTGCGCGCCCTGCGCGAGGCCGGCTCGATGAACCCGGTCGTGCTCCTCGACGAGGTCGACAAGCTCGCCGCCGGCTACTCCGGCGACCCGGCCGCCGCCCTGCTCGAGGTGCTCGACCCGGCGCAGAACCACACCTTCCGCGACCACTACCTCGAGGTCGACCTCGACCTGTCGGACGTGCTCTTCCTGGCCACCGCCAATGTGGTGGAGGCCGTCCCCGGCCCGCTGCTGGACCGGATGGAACTGGTCACCCTCGACGGGTACACGGAGGAGGAGAAGGTCGCCATCGCCCGGGACCACCTGCTGCCCCGGCAGCGCGAGCGGGCCGGGCTCACCGCCGAGGAGGTCGACGTCGCCGACGAGGCCCTCGCCCGGATCGCGGGTGAGTACACCCGAGAGGCCGGCGTGCGGCAGCTCGAACGGTCCCTGGCGAAGATCCTCCGCAAGGTCGCGGTGGCCCTGGCGACCGACCCGGCACCGGTCCGCGTCGACACCGGCAACCTCGCCACCTACCTCGGGCGGCCGAAGTTCACCCCGGAGTCGGCGGAGCGCACGGCCGTGCCCGGCGTGGCCACCGGCCTGGCGGTCACCGGAGCCGGGGGCGACGTGCTCTTCATCGAGGCGACCAGCATGGAGGGCGAGCCGGGGCTGACCCTCACCGGCCAGCTCGGCGACGTCATGAAGGAGTCGGCGCACATCGCGCTGTCGTACCTGCGCTCCAACGGGCGCCGGCTCGGACTCGACCCGAACGCCCTCGCCGGCCGGCGGATCCACCTGCACGTGCCGGCGGGCGCGGTGCCGAAGGACGGCCCCAGCGCCGGCATCACCATGGTGACCGCCCTGGCGTCGCTGGCCAGCGGCCGGCCGGTGCGACCCGAATTCGGGATGACCGGCGAGGTGACCCTCTCCGGCCGGGTGCTGCCCATCGGCGGGGTGAAGCAGAAGCTGCTCGCCGCCCACCGGGCCGGCCTGACCGAGGTGATCATCCCGGCCCGCAACGAACCGGACCTCGACGACCTGCCCGCCGAGGTCCGGGAGGCGCTGACCGTGCACACCCTGGCCGACGTCGCCGACGTGCTCGCCCTGGCGCTGCGCCCGGCCGACGCCGACACCCGCCCCGATCCGGCGCTCGCCGCCGCCTGA
- a CDS encoding putative manganese transporter, protein MTELVLRPLADAFMQVGVYVAVMVAFFGWLRWRHGDRVTDGLTRRPRLGPLVGALLGVSPGCGGAIILMPLYARGKVSFGTVVAALAATMGDSSWVVLAWNPVFALKIHALLFAVGLVTGYVVDALGIDPARAVDHRVAAAPAPVPVGLAAAGGPDLAGSRRLLGGLLPRVPASTAFWGLTTPAFAVSVPVVFQLVDPGALTRSLGGVDPYLALGVLGSLTAALIFAGGRGKLADDSLETAQPRSLRQTLRHSAHEASFVTVWVAVAYLGWQVVTTTTGFDGSQLALTGLVGVLVGAGIGLIPGCAVQIVFTGLYVSGGLPLPTLVANAISQDGDALIPLAALRRHSAALATVVTTVPAAAVGAALLVLL, encoded by the coding sequence GTGACCGAACTCGTGCTCCGCCCGCTCGCGGACGCGTTCATGCAGGTGGGTGTCTACGTCGCCGTCATGGTGGCCTTCTTCGGCTGGCTGCGCTGGCGCCACGGCGACCGGGTCACCGACGGGCTCACCCGCCGGCCCCGCCTCGGTCCGCTGGTCGGCGCCCTGCTGGGCGTCAGTCCCGGCTGCGGCGGGGCGATCATCCTGATGCCGCTGTACGCCCGGGGCAAGGTCTCCTTCGGCACCGTGGTCGCCGCCCTGGCGGCCACCATGGGGGACTCGTCGTGGGTGGTGCTCGCCTGGAACCCGGTGTTCGCCCTCAAGATCCATGCGCTGCTCTTCGCCGTCGGCCTGGTCACCGGGTACGTCGTCGACGCGCTCGGCATCGACCCGGCCCGCGCGGTCGACCACCGGGTCGCCGCCGCGCCCGCGCCCGTACCGGTCGGCCTGGCCGCCGCGGGCGGGCCGGACCTCGCCGGGTCGCGGCGGCTGCTCGGCGGGCTGCTGCCCCGCGTGCCGGCGTCCACGGCGTTCTGGGGGTTGACCACGCCGGCGTTCGCGGTGTCGGTGCCGGTGGTCTTCCAGCTGGTCGACCCGGGCGCGCTGACCCGCTCCCTCGGAGGCGTCGACCCGTACCTGGCGCTGGGGGTGCTCGGCTCGCTCACCGCGGCGCTGATCTTCGCCGGGGGGCGCGGGAAGCTGGCCGACGACAGCCTGGAGACGGCGCAGCCCCGGTCGTTGCGGCAGACGCTGCGGCACAGCGCGCACGAGGCGTCCTTCGTCACCGTCTGGGTCGCCGTGGCGTACCTGGGCTGGCAGGTGGTGACCACCACGACCGGCTTCGACGGCTCGCAGCTCGCCCTCACCGGGCTCGTCGGCGTGCTGGTCGGCGCGGGCATCGGCCTCATCCCCGGGTGCGCGGTGCAGATCGTCTTCACCGGCCTGTACGTCAGCGGCGGCCTGCCGCTGCCCACCCTGGTCGCCAACGCGATCAGCCAGGACGGCGACGCGCTGATCCCGCTCGCCGCGCTGCGCCGGCACTCGGCGGCGCTCGCCACCGTCGTCACCACCGTTCCGGCGGCAGCCGTCGGCGCCGCCCTGCTCGTCCTGCTCTGA